Part of the Brassica oleracea var. oleracea cultivar TO1000 chromosome C8, BOL, whole genome shotgun sequence genome is shown below.
NNNNNNNNNNNNNNNNNNNNNNNNNNNNNNNNNNNNNNNNNNNNNNNNNNNNNNNNNNNNAGCTTGGTAGCCCTTGAATCTCTCCCAGGCTTCACTGAATCCTTCCAAGTTCTTCTGTTGAAAGCTGGAAATCTCATTTTTTCAGCTTAGCAGTTCTTGAAGTAGAGAAGAACTTCTCCAAAAATGCTTTCTTGCAGTCATCCCAGGTGGTGATAGAGTCGCTGGGTAGAGACTTCTCCCACTGACGTGCCTTATACCCCAAAGAGAAAAGGAATAGCTTGAGCTTTAAGGCATCCTCAGACACACCATTGGTTTTTGACAACCCACAGTAGCTATCGAACCTGTCTAGGTGATCAAATGGATCGTCTAGAGCCAAGCCATGATACTTGTTGTTCTCGATGACGTTTAGGAGTCCTGATTTGATCTCAAAGTTGTTAGCTGCCACAGCCGGTGCTCAGATTCCCAGTCTATGACCATGAATGTTGGGGCGGTTATAAGTGCCAATAGGTCGAGCTGCTCGCAGTGGGTGTTGTGGAACGTTGTTGGCTCCATTGGCGTTCGCATCATCTTGAGGTTGGTCTCCCATATCAATATCCAATCTGTGCAAGTGAGGCTGTTGCTCTTCTTCTCTTCTCTTTCTAGCGCACTCTCTCTCAAAAGCTCTGATGTCTGCAACTCTGGGAAATAGGTTTGATGGACCCCTGCTCCTCAAGTTCATACACCTGAAAATAAAAGGGAGGTGAAGAAGGAGAATCAGTAACAAAAGAAAAAATTAAAAATGACTTAGTCTGAAGCAAGTGACTAAATCTCAATGTTCAATTCTACTCAGAATTTGGCAACGGCGCCAATTTGATGTTAGGAGTTTTCAAGGCTCCTAAGACAAATGATGTAAATTCTAAGAGATTTCAAAGCACTGAGAATGCAAGTACTCACTTAATCTAATTGCAACCTGTTATTTAAAAGATTTCTAAACTAATGATTAATGCTAAGCAGTTGTAGAATAATAAAAGCGATAAATGAAGTAACTTTCTTGACTAAAGGAAAACAGAACTCATGGGCATAGGAATTAGACCTTAGGTGATCAAGTTTCGAACTAAAGATGGCAAACGATCAATCAAACTATCAACCTTAAGCTTAGACACAGTTCTAAAGTTCGNNNNNNNNNNNNNNNNNNNNNNNNNNNNNNNNNNNNNNNNNNNNNNNNNNNNNNNNNNNNNNNNNNNNNNNNNNNNNNNNNNNNNNNNNNNNNNNNNNNNNNNNNNNNNNNNNNNNNNNNNNNNNNNNNNNNNNNNNNNNNNNNNNNNNNNNNNNNNNNNNNNNNNNNNNNNNNNNNNNNNNNNNNNNNNNNNNNNNNNNNNNNNNNNNNNNNNNNNNNNNNNNNNNNNNNNNNNNNNNNNNNNNNNNNNNNNNNNNNNNNNNNNNNNNNNNNNNNNNNNNNNNNNNNNNNNNNNNNNNNNNNNNNNNNNNNNNNNNNNNNNNNNNNNNNNNNNNNNNNNNNNNNNNNNNNNNNNNNNNNNNNNNNNNNNNNNNNNNNNNNNNNNNNNNNNNNNNNNNNNNNNNNNNNNNNNNNNNNNNNNNNNNNNNNNNNNNNNNNNNNNNNNNNNNNNNNNNNNNNNNNNNNNNNNNNNNNNNNNNNNNNNNNNNNNNNNNNNNNNNNNNNNNNNNNNNNNNNNNNNNNNNNNNNNNNNNNNNNNNNNNNNNNNNNNNNNNNNNNNNNNNNNNNNNNNNNNNNNNNNNNNNNNNNNNNNNNNNNNNNNNNNNNNNNNNNNNNNNNNNNNNNNNNNNNNNNNNNNNNNNNNNNNNNNNNNNNNNNNNNNNNNNNNNNNNNNNNNNNNNNNNNNNNNNNNNNNNNNNNNNNNNNNNNNNNNNNNNNNNNNNNNNNNNNNNNNNNNNNNNNNNNNNNNNNNNNNNNNNNNNNNNNNNNNNNNNNNNNNNNNNNNNNNNNNNNNNNNNNNNNNNNNNNNNNNNNNNNNNNNNNNNNNNNNNNNNNNNNNNNNNNNNNNNNNNNNNNNNNNNNNNNNNNNNNNNNNNNNNNNGTAAATTCCTCATACATTCCATTGCCCATAGTAGCGCTTCCATCTCCGCATGAAGAGGCGAAAGACTAGCCCGAACATTCCTCGCCCCCAACAATCCATTAAAACCTTCCAAAGTACTAAGCCAACCTTGCCCTGAAAAAGTAACCCCCTCTTTCCACGAGCCATCTGTGAAACACCATCTTCCTGGGATCGACGGCAATATCATATCTATTATTGGTGGTGGCATCCTCTGGTCATTCACAACTTGTGCCTCAGCCCACAATGTCGATTCTGTTTCCGCCAATTTAAGCGTATCCATAGGGTCCATATCCAAATTGCTGAAAACTTTATTATTCCTAGCTTTCCAGATGTACCATAGTATCCATACAAACTGGTGATCCTCCATCTGTGGTAAAACTCTCCAGAATAGATGATCCATGTTTGTGAAGAGAGAACTTGTTGGGAAAATAGTTGGATTTGATGGTATCTTCGAAAGAGCCCAAACTTGGAGAGCTGGAGGGCATTCAAAAAACACATGATTTATTGATTCCTCAGGAGCTCCACATCTTGCACAACAAATATCCCCTTGAATCCCCCTTGCTTGTAAATTCTTCCGCACTCCTATACACCCTGTCACTAGTTGCCATAGGAAATGTTTTAGCTTTGGCGAACACCGTATTTTCCAGCAGAAAGCCTTCAATACATCCACTGTGGGACCAATCAGTATTGGTACTCTTTCTCTATCTGGATAAATCCGCTCTACCTGATATCCTGATTTGACCGTATATTTTCCATTTTTTGTAAAGTGCCATCCATCTCTATCAACCCGCTGAGTCCTGCTTAGGGAAATACTTTCTATAAGTTTCGCATCCTGAGGGTCCACCAAAGCCCGAATTGCGTCTGAATTCCAAGTACGCGAGGTAGAGTCAATGAGGGACTCTACTGTAAGGTCCGGGTATAAATTATGTTGATTTTTGATTTATTTAATTTATATCTATTTAATTTATACTATCTATAAATCCAATGAATCATCTATTGTTTAAATCCAATTATTTATAGCCCAATAAAAAATTTCTGTAGACCCAAAATTTAAATGATTAGATTAGATATTAAATGTAACATGTCTTTCTAGGAATAGGTCAATTATGTTCATTTTAAAAAAAATCACACATAAATCAAGGTTGTGACTTCCGTTTTAATATATAAGACTAGATTTTGACCCCCGCGGTATTTTTTTTTTAAAAATATGATGCTATTTTTTTATATCACTATTTAGGATTGGTCAAAAAACTCGAATTCGAAGAATCGAACCGATCCCAACCCGAATAAGTAGTACTAAATCCGAACCGAAATTGATTAAATATCTGAATTATTCAAAATTTGGTATTTGAAGAACTGAAACCTAATCCGATCCGAACCAAAGTATTTTGGGTATCCAAAATAGATTTATATGCTTATATATTAATTATTTCAGATTTAATATATATAAAAACATCCAGAATATATATGATAATTTTAAGTTCGTTTAAATACTTGAAAATATATACAAATAATCAAACATAAATATCTAAAATAGTTAAAATATACGCAAAACTCTAAAAATACTTAAATAATTATTAGTTCTATACCCAATTTTAAACCAAACCAATTTAAATTGGTTATCCAATTCCAAACCGAATCCTCAAAGATCTGAACCGAACACGAAATCCCAAACAGACCTGAAAATGAACTCGAACGCCCACCCCTAATCACTATTATATATCCTATATGTGTCATCATAGGTTACAAAATATGTGTTATCATATAATTAATCGTATTTTATACGTACTTTCTAAAAAGTTTTCTTATAATTAATAATATTTTAGGTACAATCATATAAATAATCGCATATATTATATTTTTAAATTTCAATGTGAAATATAAAAACCATAATTTATTTTGGTGTTTGAAATTGAGCTTGTTATTGTATTTTTCTTATATATATATATATTGAAAAAAAAATATAATGGTTATTGGAAAGTATGTTAGTAAAAATCAAATTTTGAATATATATATATTTTTGAATGAATTTTTGATATAAATCAATTTTAAATTATTATTTTCATTTGAATATGTATATCAAGTAATATAAACTCATTACTTTTTAGTATAATGTAATGGGCTTCCAATTTTTTTAATAGCATAAGCCCATTATTGTTTTTCCTAACTTACTGATATCCATGTTTCAAACATCACTATTTTTTAAACTGCTATCTATGTTGCCAAACAAAAGCTTAAAGTACTTTTACTTTAATAAGATAGACTAGATTAAGATCCGCGCCTTGCACGAGATGAACATCATATAAATAAATTATTTTACATATTATATGTTCTTTTATATATTATAAAATAATATATATATATATATATATAGATTGGATAATGAAAAAATTAGTAACTATTACGTATATAATTAAATTGGGATGAATACGTAAATAACTTATATTAGTCCAAACGATCACTTTTTCTATTTTCTTTTTATATAATTAAATTTACATAATATATACATAGAGAAATAGTACATTTTTAATTATTGATATATTGTTAAATGATGCGTTCTATTTATTAGTATCTTTTATAACAAAAAATTCAAATCGCTGATAACAAATTTTCATTGTACAATATTTTGAAAGTTTTAGTAATTTATAATTTTTATAAACATTCAATTTAAATTTTAAATTTTAAATATTAAGTTGTCAGTATTTGTTCAAAGATTTTATCAGAAAAAAATTGTTCAAAGCAAATTTCAAAATTAAAATCTTTATGTATTTTCTATGGTATATAGTTTAATTAAAAGATATTAATATATATATGAGACTTTCTACATACATGATTTTGTAATAATTTATATCTTTTTTTTTTTGCATCGTAATTATTTATATCTTATGATAAAAAAATAATTAAATCATGGATCATAAAAAAATTCAATGTAAAACTTTTTAAGAAGTTCAAAATATAACATATACGGAAAAATCTAAATTTTTATTATATGGTTAATGTGATTGTTTAATTTATTTTAATAACTTAAAGTTAAACAAAAATGATAGAGAATACACTAATTTGTATCAAATCTTTATTATTCAAAATCATCAATTATCATATATACTTTAGCCACATGAGGCAATTCCGAAAATATATGAGACTTTCTACATACATGATTTTGTAATAATTTATATCTTTTTTTTTTGCATCGTAATTATTTATATCTTATGATAAAAAATAATTAAATCATGGATCATAAAAAAATTCAATGTAAAACTTTTTAAGAAGTTCAAAATATAACATATACGGAAAAATCTAAATTTTTATTATATGGTTAATGTGATTGTTTAATTTATTTTAATAACTTAAAGTTAAACAAAAATGATAGAGAATACACTAATTTGTATCAAATCTTTATTATTCAAAATCATCAATTATCATATATACTTTAGCCACATGAGGCAATTCCGAAAATTTTTATTGAAAGAAATAATTGAGAACATTAATAATTAATTTATGGTTAGTTTAATAAAAAAACATATTATATATTTAGGATGACCAACATATTTCTCTAATGATTCTAAGAATCATTGTGGTGATGACACGTGGCTACTTCAAATGTTGTAATGCTTCTCTTTTAATATATAGGAGATAGATAAGCCCGTTATTATTTTTTTCCAAATTACTGGTATCCATGTTTCCAAACAACACTATTTTTTTTTTAAACTGCTATCTATGTTGCCAAACTAAATGTTAAAGTACTTTTACTTTAATAAGATATATATGTTTTAGCTTTAAAATGAATCTACACTGATCAAAGATTAAAAATAAATAGATATATTAGCTTCCAAATTAAGTTTTACAGCTTGTTGTTTAATACTATAAAATATATTTAACAATAATTTTATTAAAACAAAATTTAAAGTTTTTCTCACTCTAAATTTATTTTGGGTAAAACTCCAATTTTCATTCTAAATTTATTTTGGGTAAAATCTTTTCCAACCTTCATTTTTAACTTCATAACAGAGTAAAAAGTGAGATTAAACCACGCATCTGTGGTCGGGTGGTCAAGGTGTTCTTGGATCCCCAAAAGATCCGAGTTCGAATCTGTACCACATCAGATTTCCGCATGCGTGGCCACCGGGCCTTTGCACATTCTCTCTCCGAGGAATGGTTTACCATTTTTTATTAAGTGAGATTATTTATTATTCTATTTTTTACTCATTACTCTATTTAAAAAAAAATGAAAGTAAAAATTAACTCTATTTGTTGACCCAAAAATTTAACTCTAGTTTAGAGTAAACTAGATTCTAACCCACGCGGAGGCGCGGATATTGTTGTCATTTTTGTTACAAAATTTAAAATTAATAATAATTTAACTGATTTTATTATTGAAAATTAATAATATATATAATATAACTCAAATATAGGTGAATTTTTTCTTTTGTTACAATAATTTAAACCTTCATCACTATATAATTTTCATAGTTTATTTATTTATTTTTTACCATTTTTTATTAAGTGAGATTATTTATTATTCTATTTTTTACTCATTACTCTATTTAAAAAAAAATGAAAGTAAAAATTAACTCTATTTGTTGACCCAAAAATTTAACTCTAGTTTAGAGTAAACTAGATTCTAACCCACGCGGAGGCGCGGATATTGTTGTCATTTTTGTTACAAAATTTAAAATTAATAATAATTTAACTGATTTTATTATTGAAAATTAATAATATATATAATATAACTCAAATATAGGTGAATTTTTTCTTTTGTTACAATAATTTAAACCTTCATCACTATATAATTTTCATAGTTTATTTATTTATTTTAAATCATATGTTCTACTATTCTTATATTTTTGTAACAACATTTTTTATTTCAAATAAAATATGGAATCTCAAAATATTATGTATATATTTAGATGCGAAAACTTATGTAGATATGTTTACAATATATATATATATATATATATACCTAAGATTATGTAAACCAAATATATATTTTTCATATAAAAGGATTTATTATTTAAATATAGAATATCTACTCTATTAAAATAGAGTCCTAAATTTATCTACCATTGAAGTTGTCATTTAAATTTTCGACTGTTTTACATTTGTTAGTGTGTTACATAATTTATGGACAATATCGTGTTAGTTACAATTAATTATACAATAAAATTAAAACCAGATAACTTAAATTAAACCAACAATCTACTATATTAAACCAAACAAATTATGTTTTGTTGAATTATGTTCTATCTACTCTATTAAACTGTACCGATTGTATTTATACAATTATATTAGCAATTCAATAACTCTCACTTGGACCTCTTTTACAATAGATTAAACTTTTCTCTAAGTTGATTTATACTTTTCTCTTATCAACATCATATAATCAGACACCGAACATGTATATGTTAGGTTCCTATATAATTTCAAAAGTGCCAAAATATGATATCTATTTATAAAAATCTTCTTTTTTTTTGAAATAGAGTAGAAGTTAGGAATTACATGTATTATTTATTTAAATAATATTTGTAACTACTAATTTCGAAAATATAATCCTTATCTACAAGAAAATTACAAAGATATTATTCAGAAAATATTTCAAAAATATAATCCTTATCTACAAGATTCTTAACAAGATATTATTCATACTAACTTGACTTGCACACCAAATAATCGATAACAACTTAATACAATTTATTTATTATGAGATTCTCTCATATTTGAAAGTTTATATTTTTAAAATAAATTAAACAATCACACTAACCATATAATAAAAAATTAGATTTTTTTTCTTATATGTTATATTTTGAATTTTTTAAAACGTCTATAAATTACTAAATCTCGGTAGATACAACGGAGATTTATTTAGAAGCTATTGAATCACCTAGCGAGAATATGGATTGCACAACAAAGTTGCTTTCGTAACACTTACCCCCTTTCTCTTCGTCACAATACCAACAATGAATAATTTGGAAGTGTCGATTAAAAATCTGAAATGGTAATGTTTTCTTTAGTTCAGTCCATTGGTTTCCTTAACTAAATGGGCCACGTACATAGAAGAATGTATTTTGGTCTAACAAATACTGCATACCCAAAATCAATACGAATCATCATCAATTTCGTTTAAAATTTTGTTACAATAAAAAATATAGGTTTGGGCAAAAATATGAATCTAAAAAATCGAACCAAATATAATCCGAAAAGGTAGCAATGAACTTTAACCAAAATTGGTTAGATATCCGAACGGGTTCAAAATTTTGGTATCTAGAGAACCAGAATAGAACCGGGTCCGAAACAAATTATCTCGGGTATCCGAATATATTCGAACCATATTTATATAGTTAAATATATTAATTATTTTAAATTTAATATCTAAAGAATATACAAAATATATAAGATGTTTTTAAGTTGTCCAAAATACTTAAAAATATATACAAATAGTTAAAAGTACATGTTTAAAATAGTTAAACGATACTCAAAATACCAAAATTACTTAAAATATCCATTGATTTCTTATCCAAATATTTAAGGTAAACCAATTTTTATTTTAAGTTTAAGTATTTTGGCATACATTATTCAAATTTATATATTATATATTATTTTTATTTTTAAATTTTGAGAAATTTAAATTATATTTGAACTTTATTTTGTTTTTAAAATTAAATGAGTTATCTGAATCCAAACCCAAACCAAACCCGCAAAGATTCGAATTAAATTGAACTCGCAAAGATCGGAACAAACCGAACCGAGCCAATTGGTACCCGAGTACCCAATCCTAAGATTCAAATGTAAAAAAAGTTATTGATAGCAAAGTATACTATTTATAATATTTAAATTCAACATGTTTTAAAAAAAATTACTCCGCGCATGGCGCAGGTTATCATCTAGTTTACCAAAGTATAGTTAAGATCACGTCACAAAATCTAAGATGTAGGAGAACAATATCTTTTCCATTTTTTTAAATATTAAGTAATATATTAATTTCTAGTGAGTTGATCTAACAACATTTTTACGGTAGATAAAAATAAGACTATATTTTAATAGAGTAGATATTAACAATTGCAATATAAAAACTTCCTTCATAGGTTGACTATCAGTATACACAACGACCACCAGTATAAACAACTATTTTTCACTAATCATCCATCATCATATTTTCACATGCTGATCAATCAAGTCTTACTAGTATCTAGCAAGCAGTGGGTGGGAGTTTTTATTTTCAAAATAAGCTCTATCACTACAAGAAAACAGCGGTATTCTGACGGACATTCTG
Proteins encoded:
- the LOC106308810 gene encoding uncharacterized protein LOC106308810, which encodes MALYKVDVLKAFCWKIRCSPKLKHFLWQLVTGCIGVRKNLQARGIQGDICCARCGAPEESINHVFFECPPALQVWALSKIPSNPTIFPTSSLFTNMDHLFWRVLPQMEDHQFVWILWYIWKARNNKVFSNLDMDPMDTLKLAETESTLWAEAQVVNDQRMPPPIIDMILPSIPGRWCFTDGSWKEGVTFSGQGWLSTLEGFNGLLGARNVRASLSPLHAEMEALLWAMEWVHQTYFPELQTSELLRESALEREEKKSNSLTCTDWILIWETNLKMMRTPMEPTTFHNTHCEQLDLLALITAPTFMVIDWESEHRLWQLTTLRSNQDS